From the Gallaecimonas kandeliae genome, one window contains:
- a CDS encoding DUF885 domain-containing protein — protein sequence MNRIAPVAALCLALLGGCAQTQQPQASSAEIQHSALAALMDQYWQAAGHYDELIASSDNPLRSAGTLPDLSPKALADQDAYWQRLKASIVAVPTASLDDQDRISKTMLLYELDDRLDSYRFGAQMMPLTSEYGFWADIADMKSQMRFKDDGDYDRYLGALAGVPRYMAQQTHWLQEGLTKGITQPKAVLGLVGQNIQSYTKAEQFLSPFDKLPDGDPRKAKAKALVEKQVLPAFQQFHDFMVDTYIPGARDSIGLSELPNGRAWYKNRIQHYVTLDISPEEVHQLGLSEMARIHKEMDAIIKELHFKGSFQDFLHFLRTDPRFYVDSPEQLLKEASWYAKRADELLPRYFGKLPRKTYGVEPVPAAIAPNYTTGRYSGSASDDRPGEYWVNTYALNVRPLYELPALTLHEAVPGHHLQISLAQELTDLPPFRREAYISAFGEGWGLYCEHLGVEAGYYHTPYERFGQLIFDAWRAARLVVDTGIHWYGWSRERALQYMADNTGLALHNVQTETDRYISWPAQALSYKLGELTIERLRAKAEKELGPKFDIRRFHDALLANGAIPLSTMEREIDAFIAREKVRK from the coding sequence ATGAACCGCATCGCACCCGTCGCCGCCCTCTGCCTGGCCCTGCTGGGCGGCTGCGCCCAGACCCAGCAGCCCCAGGCCAGCTCTGCCGAGATCCAGCACAGCGCCCTGGCGGCCCTGATGGACCAGTACTGGCAGGCCGCCGGCCACTATGACGAGCTGATCGCCAGCAGCGATAACCCCCTGCGCAGCGCCGGCACCCTGCCGGACCTGTCCCCCAAGGCCCTGGCCGACCAGGACGCCTACTGGCAGCGGCTCAAGGCCAGCATAGTGGCCGTGCCCACCGCCAGCCTCGACGACCAGGACAGGATCTCCAAGACCATGCTGCTCTACGAGCTGGATGACCGCCTGGACAGCTACCGCTTCGGCGCCCAGATGATGCCGCTGACCTCCGAGTACGGTTTCTGGGCCGACATCGCCGACATGAAGAGCCAGATGCGCTTCAAGGACGACGGCGACTACGACCGCTACCTCGGCGCCCTGGCCGGGGTGCCCCGCTACATGGCCCAGCAGACCCATTGGCTGCAAGAAGGCCTGACCAAGGGCATCACCCAACCCAAGGCGGTACTGGGCCTGGTGGGCCAGAACATCCAGTCCTACACCAAGGCCGAGCAGTTCCTGAGCCCCTTCGACAAGCTGCCGGACGGCGACCCGCGCAAGGCCAAGGCCAAGGCCCTGGTGGAAAAGCAGGTGCTGCCCGCCTTCCAGCAGTTCCATGACTTCATGGTCGACACTTACATACCCGGCGCCCGCGACAGCATAGGCCTCTCCGAGCTGCCCAATGGCCGCGCCTGGTACAAGAACCGCATCCAGCACTACGTGACCCTGGACATCAGCCCCGAGGAGGTCCACCAGCTGGGGCTGAGCGAGATGGCCCGCATCCACAAGGAGATGGACGCCATCATCAAGGAGCTGCACTTCAAGGGCAGCTTCCAGGACTTCCTGCACTTCCTGCGCACCGATCCCCGGTTCTACGTGGACAGCCCCGAGCAGCTGCTCAAGGAAGCCTCCTGGTACGCCAAGCGCGCCGACGAGCTGCTGCCCCGCTACTTCGGCAAGCTGCCCCGCAAGACCTACGGCGTCGAGCCGGTGCCGGCGGCCATAGCCCCCAACTACACCACGGGCCGCTATTCCGGCTCGGCCAGTGACGACAGGCCGGGGGAATACTGGGTCAACACCTACGCCCTCAACGTGCGGCCCCTCTACGAGCTGCCGGCCCTGACGCTGCACGAGGCCGTGCCCGGCCACCACCTGCAGATCAGCCTCGCCCAGGAACTGACCGACCTGCCGCCCTTCCGCCGCGAGGCCTACATCAGCGCCTTCGGCGAGGGCTGGGGCCTCTACTGCGAACACCTGGGGGTGGAAGCGGGTTACTACCACACCCCTTACGAGCGCTTCGGCCAGCTGATCTTCGACGCCTGGCGCGCCGCCCGCCTGGTGGTGGACACCGGCATCCACTGGTACGGCTGGAGCCGCGAGCGGGCCTTGCAGTACATGGCCGACAATACAGGCCTGGCGCTGCATAACGTCCAGACCGAGACCGACCGCTACATCAGCTGGCCGGCCCAGGCCCTATCCTACAAGCTGGGCGAGCTGACCATAGAGCGGCTGCGGGCCAAGGCCGAGAAGGAACTGGGGCCGAAATTCGATATCCGCCGCTTCCACGACGCGCTCTTGGCCAACGGCGCCATCCCCCTGTCCACCATGGAGCGGGAGATCGATGCCTTTATTGCCCGTGAGAAGGTTCGGAAGTGA
- a CDS encoding FRG domain-containing protein, whose amino-acid sequence MSKGITSTEGLIRKVFSLSKADDELLFYRGHSDKDKYKLEPSLHRKTKHIENEAVMFRELLISNPSDFIGDLSALDKLVRMQHHSLPTRLLDISSNPLMALYFATKSKPDKTGQIIVFRIKKNEVKFFDSDTASCISNLARLPKDDKEKLNLTLGIDDFNETEEAKRLVHLIKEEKPFFLSRLIPGDLESIVCVKGKMNNNRILSQSGAFLLFGRNAVLPEAGTTSIGVERIDINKDAKEKILGELDSLNINESTAFPYIENSAKYISSKYST is encoded by the coding sequence ATGAGCAAAGGAATCACAAGCACAGAAGGACTGATTAGAAAGGTCTTCAGCCTTTCCAAGGCTGATGATGAATTACTTTTCTATCGAGGACATTCTGACAAAGATAAGTACAAGCTTGAGCCATCGTTACACAGGAAGACTAAACATATAGAAAATGAGGCCGTTATGTTTAGGGAGCTATTAATATCAAATCCATCTGACTTTATAGGTGACTTGTCCGCCCTAGATAAACTAGTAAGAATGCAGCATCATTCATTGCCTACTCGCTTGCTTGATATAAGCTCAAATCCACTAATGGCGCTTTATTTTGCTACCAAAAGCAAACCCGACAAAACCGGCCAAATTATTGTTTTTAGGATCAAGAAAAATGAGGTTAAGTTCTTCGATAGTGATACGGCGAGTTGTATTTCTAATCTTGCTAGGCTGCCGAAAGATGATAAAGAAAAACTTAATCTAACCCTTGGCATCGATGATTTCAATGAAACCGAAGAGGCAAAAAGGTTGGTTCATTTGATTAAGGAAGAAAAGCCATTTTTCTTAAGCCGATTAATTCCAGGCGATCTTGAATCAATTGTTTGCGTAAAAGGGAAGATGAATAACAACAGAATTTTATCTCAGTCAGGTGCTTTTTTGCTTTTTGGTCGTAATGCGGTGCTTCCTGAGGCCGGCACCACTTCTATAGGTGTTGAACGCATCGACATCAATAAGGATGCAAAGGAGAAAATACTCGGCGAACTGGATAGCTTGAATATCAATGAAAGCACGGCGTTTCCTTACATTGAAAATTCAGCGAAATATATATCGAGCAAATATAGCACATAA
- a CDS encoding DUF726 domain-containing protein yields the protein MARGGEWDNELCAEHDGSIASFERLSLQLNDITDYEEIFRRDAVNIQKVGTIAALSIGGAAVLGPIALAAAPAIGGAIGTSILGLSGAAATNAGLAAVGGGSLAAGGLGMAGGAAILGATGAALGGTAGGVISNSYFKDVDGFEIELIKKGKGAKVLFIDGFLTEKKPTPSDWEESLAKMYPDNPWYYVRWESKRLYDIGKNLSAHGGKVAAQKLITEWAKKAAKQAAKRLGPVGNVMTALGLASNPWSIALVKAGQTGVLLADIIARTNSEYILFGHSLGARVIYYALETLSTKKSNYITDAHLLGGAVGNKAEDWNKAILATNGQINNYYSTNDWVLATFYKAGTFFASSPIGRNPIETGAGKIENINVSDTVAGHTKYKENLSRFCKI from the coding sequence ATGGCAAGGGGTGGCGAGTGGGATAATGAGCTTTGTGCTGAGCATGATGGTTCAATAGCAAGCTTTGAAAGGCTTTCGTTACAATTAAATGACATTACAGATTATGAAGAAATATTTAGAAGAGATGCAGTCAACATACAAAAAGTTGGAACAATCGCAGCCCTAAGCATTGGTGGCGCTGCAGTTCTTGGTCCCATTGCACTAGCAGCGGCTCCAGCAATTGGTGGAGCCATAGGAACAAGCATTTTAGGGTTGTCTGGTGCGGCTGCAACTAATGCTGGTTTAGCTGCAGTAGGTGGTGGTTCCTTAGCTGCAGGTGGCCTTGGAATGGCTGGTGGGGCTGCAATATTAGGAGCTACCGGCGCTGCACTCGGCGGGACTGCTGGTGGTGTAATTTCTAATAGTTATTTCAAAGACGTTGACGGTTTCGAAATTGAGCTTATTAAAAAAGGAAAAGGAGCTAAGGTTTTATTCATTGACGGATTCCTAACTGAAAAAAAACCAACCCCTTCAGATTGGGAAGAATCGCTGGCTAAAATGTACCCTGATAATCCATGGTATTACGTCAGGTGGGAGTCAAAAAGACTTTACGACATAGGTAAAAATTTATCCGCTCATGGCGGCAAAGTAGCAGCTCAAAAATTAATAACAGAGTGGGCAAAAAAAGCTGCAAAACAGGCCGCTAAACGCCTTGGGCCTGTTGGAAATGTAATGACTGCTCTGGGGTTGGCTTCTAATCCATGGAGTATTGCTTTGGTTAAGGCAGGCCAAACAGGGGTTCTTTTAGCGGACATTATTGCGAGAACAAATTCGGAATACATTTTGTTTGGACACTCACTTGGCGCAAGGGTGATTTACTATGCGCTAGAAACTTTGAGCACTAAAAAATCAAACTACATCACAGATGCCCATTTGCTTGGAGGTGCTGTTGGAAACAAAGCAGAGGACTGGAACAAAGCTATATTAGCGACCAATGGCCAAATCAATAATTATTACAGCACTAACGACTGGGTACTGGCGACATTCTACAAGGCTGGGACGTTTTTTGCTAGCAGCCCAATTGGAAGAAACCCTATTGAAACAGGTGCTGGAAAAATAGAAAATATAAACGTTTCAGATACTGTAGCCGGACATACAAAATACAAAGAGAACTTGAGTCGTTTTTGTAAAATATAA